From a single Actinomycetota bacterium genomic region:
- a CDS encoding chemotaxis protein CheW → MEDIKQVEEEQIVVFKIANEVCGIDISKVQEIIRMQPITEVPKAPEFVKGVINLRGKVIPVIDLRERFGFEASEDTKSTRIVVAEVGSDTAGMIVDAVAEVIRVPLTAIEPPSHVVEGLGSDYLRGIGKVDERLIILLNMEKILNNNEREYLSEYKEEPDRK, encoded by the coding sequence TTGGAAGATATAAAGCAGGTCGAAGAGGAACAGATTGTCGTCTTCAAGATAGCGAACGAGGTTTGCGGGATAGATATATCGAAAGTCCAAGAGATAATCAGGATGCAGCCGATAACCGAGGTTCCCAAAGCCCCGGAGTTCGTAAAGGGCGTGATCAACCTTCGGGGCAAGGTGATACCGGTCATAGACCTTCGCGAGAGATTCGGCTTCGAGGCGAGCGAGGACACCAAATCGACCAGGATCGTCGTGGCCGAGGTCGGAAGCGACACGGCCGGTATGATAGTTGATGCGGTGGCCGAGGTCATCAGGGTTCCCCTTACAGCGATTGAGCCGCCCTCACATGTGGTAGAAGGACTCGGTTCGGACTATTTGAGGGGGATAGGTAAGGTGGACGAACGCTTAATCATCCTGTTGAACATGGAGAAGATCTTAAACAACAACGAGCGGGAGTACTTGAGCGAATATAAGGAAGAACCGGATAGAAAGTAA
- a CDS encoding response regulator: protein MDAVLSKEPPDLILLDISMPVMSGLDACKIIKNDPRSKDTPIVMLTARGQGQDEKAGISAGADFYETKPFSPKLIVERVSSILFEGMI, encoded by the coding sequence GTGGATGCGGTCCTCTCTAAGGAGCCGCCCGACCTCATACTCCTAGATATCTCGATGCCCGTAATGAGTGGTCTGGACGCTTGTAAGATCATTAAAAATGATCCGAGATCAAAAGATACACCGATCGTGATGCTGACGGCAAGGGGCCAGGGCCAAGATGAGAAGGCGGGCATATCGGCTGGAGCCGACTTCTATGAGACCAAGCCCTTCAGTCCCAAGCTTATAGTCGAAAGGGTATCGAGCATTCTATTCGAAGGCATGATCTAG
- a CDS encoding HD domain-containing protein produces MEKRISSVAGHSIRVAMYAKLIAEEMGLPTAEMEDLQVASILHDIGKISLDKEILGVPIDQLPVDKMFEFMEHPVRGVELIESIKSLAHISASILHHHESFDGTGYPDGKRGEDIPIHSRIIAVANEFDRAAHQLIQKKLTTIMAVEKIKSKSATLLDPKVVAVLISAHETGKMTI; encoded by the coding sequence ATGGAGAAGCGCATCTCGAGCGTGGCCGGCCATTCGATCAGGGTGGCTATGTATGCCAAGCTGATAGCCGAGGAGATGGGTCTTCCGACAGCAGAGATGGAGGACCTTCAGGTCGCCTCCATCCTGCATGACATCGGAAAGATCTCCTTGGATAAGGAGATACTCGGCGTTCCCATCGACCAGCTTCCCGTCGATAAGATGTTTGAATTCATGGAGCATCCCGTGCGCGGCGTAGAATTGATTGAATCGATAAAGAGCTTAGCTCACATAAGCGCGAGCATACTCCACCATCACGAATCCTTCGATGGAACTGGTTATCCTGATGGCAAGAGGGGCGAGGATATCCCCATCCACTCCAGGATCATCGCGGTGGCAAACGAATTCGACAGGGCGGCCCATCAACTGATCCAGAAGAAGCTGACCACTATCATGGCGGTGGAGAAGATCAAGAGCAAGTCGGCCACCCTCTTGGACCCCAAGGTGGTCGCCGTCCTTATCTCAGCTCATGAGACGGGGAAAATGACAATTTAG